The sequence below is a genomic window from Acidobacteriota bacterium.
TCTGCGGAAAGACCCACCGGGGCTGCAACTGCGGACCGCCCCAATCATCAGCCTCGGCGGCCGCCAACACTTCGTGGAGCACCAGCACCGGCGTGTCCAACGCCTCGAAGCGCGTCGCTTGATCGGCGCTGGCCAGCACCAAGGTGGCGCCGCTGTCGGTGGCCATATAGCTCAGGCGGCGGTCCGGGTAAGCCGGATCCAGGGGCAGATAGGCCCCTCCCGCCCGCACCACCGAGAGCACCGCCACGATCTGCGCCACGGAGCGTGGGGCACACACCGCCACCGGCGCCTCGGCCGGGGCTCCGGCAACCCGGCGCTGCTCCTGGATGACCGCCGCCAGCCGTGCCGTCAGCCGGTCCAGCTGGCCGAAGCTCAAAGCTCGGCCGGGCTCCTCCACCGCCAGATTGTCGGGCCGCTGGCGCATCTCCGCCTCCAGCAGGTCCATCACCGACAGATCTTCCGGCCAGGGCATGCGGGTGGCGTTCCAGGACTCCAGCAGCTGCGACCGCTCCGCCGCCGGCAGCAGCGTCAGCCGGTCCAGGGGCACCTCCGGCTCCTCCACCGCCGACGCCAACAAGGTCTCCAGATGCCCGGCCATGCGCGCCGCGGTGGCGGCGTCGAAGAGCCCGGTGTCGTACATCAGCAGGCCGCCGACGGAACGGTCCGTCTCCAGCAGGTGGAAGGTGAGATCGAATTGCCCCTCCTGCTGGGATAGGGGTACGGCCTGCCACTCCAGCCCCGCCAGGTTAGAGCTCGCCGCCGGATCTCCCAGCAGCAGACCGGAGATGCCGTGGCGGTCCATCTTGGTGGACTCGACGGCGAAGGCGACGTCGAAGAGGGGCCCGCGGCTGGGGTCCCGATCGATGCCCAGGCGCTCCACCAGCAGGGGAAACGGCAGCTCGCCGTGCTCCAGAGCCGAGAGGGTGGTGCCCCGGGCCTCCTCCACCAGATCGGCGAAGCTGCGCCGGCCCCGGGGCCGGCAGCGCAAGACCATCATGTTGGCGAAATAACCCACCACCGTCTCCAGCTCCCGCCGCTCGCGACCGGCGATGGGCGAGCCCACCAGAATGTCCCGCTGACCGGTGTAGCGGTAGAGCAACGCCATGAGCCCCGCCAGCAAGGTGGCGAAGAGGGTGGCGCCCTGGTCCCGGGCCAGCCCTCGCAGCCGCTGTGCCAGCTCGGGACCGAGGTCGAAGCGGTGGGTGTCACCGGCGAAGCTCTGGGTGGCGCTGCGGGGCCGGTCGGTGGGCAATTCGAGGGTCGGCGGATCTTCCAGCCGCTGGGTCCAATAACTCAGCAGCTCCTCGCCCCGGGGGCCGTCGAGGAGCGCCTGCTGCGCCTCGACGTAGCGCCGATAGGTGGTGGGCGGCGCCGGTAGCTTGAGGCTCTTGGGACCTTCCAGGCGCCCATCGACGGCGGCGGGATAGAGCTGGTGCAGCTCTTCGAGCATGATGCCGAAGGACCAGAAATCCACCGCGATGTGATGGGCCACCATGACGAAGGCATGGTCCTCTTCGTCGCGCCGGAACAGTCCCCAGCGCAGCACCGGCCCGGTGCCGAGATCGAAGGGACGGCGGCTGTAGGCCTCGAGCTCCGTCAGCAGGGCCTCGTCATCGCCGCTCACCGTGAAGCGCTCCAGGGGCACCGAAGCATCCCGATGGACCCGCTGAACCGCCTTGCCGGGCTCCTCCGGAGCGCCGCCGAAGGTGGCTCGCAGACTCGGATGGCGCTGGACGATGCGATCGAGGCAACGCTCCAGCGCCGGAACGTTCAGCGGCGAACGGATGCGGGCGGCGAAGAGCACGTTGTAGGCGAAGCTCTCCGGCGCCATGCGATAGAGGAAGAAGAGCGCCTGCTGGCCGACGGAGAGGGGATAGACGGAGGGTTCGGAAGCAAGCCCCGATGGGGTTTCCGCAGGAGCTTCCGTCGCCTCTTGGGCGCGTTGTTCCAGCAGACGGCGCAGCAGCTCGCGGCGCTGGGCCGCGTCCACCGGCGGGCGGGGATGGTCGTCGCGGCTCATGAAGCCTCCTCCAGGGCCATCATCTGTTCCAGCAGAACTTCGACTTCGGCGTCGGAGAGATTGTCGACGGAATCCAGCAGTCGCCGGGCGCCGTCAGCATCGAGCTCACCCCGATCGAGGCCACCTGTATCGAGAACGCCGGAGGAACCTCCGGGCAGATCCCCATCGAGCTCCCGGAGAAGATCCGATGTGCCGACGGCAGCGCCGGTGGCAGCCGGTCCGGAGCTCCTCGCTGCCCCGCTTGCGGGCGAGATCTTCTGGGTCAGGTCGGCAGCCAGCTCCTCGATGCTCGGCCCCTGGAGGAATTGCACCACCGAGAGCTCGACCCCGAGATCCGACTCCACCCGATTCTTGATCTCCACCGCCATTAGGGAATCGAGGCCCAGGCGATTGAGGGGGCGTTCCAGGTCCAGCCGTTCCACCGGCAGCTCCAACACCTGGGCCACCTGCTCGGCGAGATAGTCGACCATCTCGTCGCCGCTCATCCCGGCGGCGGCAGCATCCCCCGCCGAAGATTCCTGGGGCGCCTCCAGCGGCGGTGCCGAAAGCTCCAGCAGCCGCCGCAGACTCGGGGCCGAGGAGGCCGCAGGATAGGCGTCGAACCACACCGGCCACTCCGCCGGCAGGGCGGTGACCACCGCCGGGGTGTCGTCGGTGCCCAACCAGCCGTCGAGCCAGTCGAAGGCCTGCTGGGGCGACAGCGCCTCCATCCCTTGGGGCGCGCTGACCCCCTCCCGGGCGGCCATGCCGATGCCCTCCCAGCCGGGCCACCGGATGCTCAACGCCGGCAAGGAGCGCGCCCGGCGATATTCCGCCAGCGCGTCGAGGAAGGCGTTGGCGCCGGCATAGACCGCCAACCGGGGCGAGGCCAGGACTGCAGAGACCGAGGAATAGAGCACGAAGAAGTCCAGTTCCGCCGAGGACCCGAAGACCGCGTGCAGGTTGAGACCGCCCACCACCTTGGGCGCCAACACCGCCACCGTCTCCTCCGTGGACAGCTCGTGAACACCGTTGATGGAGACCAGCCCGGCGGCATGGATGACCCCTCGGATCTCCGGGGCACCGACTTGCCGGCGCTCTTCCACCAGCTGCTCCAATGCCGTCCGGTCCCCGACATCCAGCGCCACCGTTTCGACCTCGGCCCCGCCCCGGCGCAGCTCTGCCAGCGCCCTCAGACGGGTCAGGGAGAGCTGGTCCTGGGCTTCCGGATCCGGCACCGTCCGGCCCACCAAGACCAGGTGGCGAGCTCCGTGGCGAAGCAGCCAGCTGGCGGTGGCGAGGCCCAGGTCTCCCAGACCTCCGGTGATCAAGTAGGCGGCGTCGGGGCGTATCTGCACCGTCCCGGTGGGTTCGGGACCGGCAGGGACCAGCCGCGGCACCAGCCGCTGACCGCTGCGCAGAGCGATCTGGTCCTCGCGGGCACCGGTGGTGGCGGAGAGCAATTCCTCCGTCAGCGCCTCGATGGACGCGGTGATGGGCAGCGAGGGATCCAGGTCCACCAAGCCGCCCCAATGGGCCGGCTGCTCCTGGGCGAAGGTGCGGCCGAAACCCCACAGCGCCGCCGTCGGCAGACTCGCGCCCCGGGCCGCACCGGCCACCGTCTGGGCACCATGGGTGACCAACCACAAGCGGCCGCCGCGCTTGAACGCCGTCAAGCCCTGATGCAGCCGCACCGCATCCAAGACTCCCGTGGTCTCATCCTGCTCCTCGCCCCCGGTGGCCAGCAGCACCACCCCGGCGAAGGTGGAGGGCAGCGGGCCGTGGGCACTCTCCAGGGCCGCCCACAGCAGCTCGCCGGTGGGCAGCCGCGGCTCCTCCGAACCGGCACCGGCGGCCACCGTCACCGCCGCACCGTGGCGCTGCAGGGCCCGGGCCAGGGCCTGCACCGCGGGCCGCTCCCGGCCCACCACCAGCCACGAGCCGGGAGCCGCGGCCGGCAGCGCCGGCGAGACCGGAGACCAGTCCATCTTGAGCAGCGGCCCCATCTTCAGCGCCTCGGCTCCAGGCTCCGCCACCGAAGCATCGCCGGAGGATTCCCGTCTCTGCTCCAAGCGCTGGACGATCAACCCATCGCAGGTGGCCACCGCCTCCCCCACCGGGTCGAAGAGCTCGATGCGCGCGCGCAGTCGATGCTCCTCGTCGGACACCGGCGAAACCCGGGCACGGCACCACAGCTCGGAGGCCGGTGGCCGATGAATGCGGAAGCTCTCCAGCAGCACCGGGAGCCAGGGCACCCGGTCGCCGCCCCCCACCTCCGGGGGAATCGCCGCCGCCAGAGTTTGCCAGGCGGCGTCCAGGAGCGCCGGGTGCAGGCGATAGGACAGCGCCTCCGCCACCAGGGCCTGAGGCGTCTCGATGCGCGCCAGGGCTTCGGCCCCCCGGCTGTGGATCTCGGCGATGCCGCGATGGCAGGGGCCGTAGTCCAGCCCCAGGGAACGCAGATGAGCGTAGTGCTCCCCGCCGGGATGAGCCGCTCCCAGCGCCTCTCGGAGAGCTCCCAGGTCCGCGGCTTCAGGACCCGAGGTAGACGCCGCCTCCTCACCCACCTGCCCCTGGGTCACCTGCCCCTGGGTCACCTGTCCCCGGGTTACCTGCCCCCGGGCATAGAGCTGCGGCTCGCGCCCGCCGTGGGACGCCAGGCAGCGGAAGCTCCACCGATCATCCTCCTGCGGGCCGGGTTCCAGCTCCAGCCGCAGGGTGACGCTGCCGTCCTCCGGCAGGAAGAGGGCACGCAGGACCTCCACATGGCGGACTTCCCGGTCGCCGGCCCCCCACTCCTTCTCCGCCGCTTCCTGGACCATCTCCAGATAGCAGGCGGCGGGCAGCACCAGGGCGCCCTGGACCCGGTGATCGTCGAGGAAGGGGTAAGGCTCCACACCCACCTCCGTCTCCCAGACGAAGCTCGTTGCATCGTCTCGGGAGTCCGGGTCCGCGGTGCGCTGCCCCAGCCAGGGGAAAGCCGTTTCCCCGGCCGCCGGCCGCCGGGAGCCGTCGCCCGCTGCGGCGTCCTGCCAGCGGGGATCGCCGGGGACGCCGTCGAGCCAGTGCCGTTCCGGCTCGAACGGATAGGTGGGCAAGGCCACCGCCGGACCGTCGAAGAGAGCCTCCCAGCGCGGATCGCAGCCGTGGGCGTAGAGCCCGCCGAGGGCATCGAGGACGGCCCGCCCATCGTCGATGTCCCGATGCAGGGAGCCCAGGAGGGCCACCGAGCCGGTGGGCAGCGCGCGGCGGGCCATGGACAGGAGGGTGGGGTGCGGCCCCACTTCCAAGAGCACCTCGCAACCGAGCTCCACCAGATGCGCCACGCTGTCGGCGAAACGCACCGTGGACAGGGCGTGGCGGCGCCAGTAGGCGGCGTCCGGAGCAACCCCCTCCGCCAGCGCCTGGCCGTCGAGGTTGGAGATCAGCGGCACTTTCGGCGGGCGGTAGCTGAACTTCTTGGCGAAAGCCTCGAAGCGATCCATCACCGGCTCCAGGAGCGGTGAATGGAAGGCGTGAGAGACCTTCAGCCGCCGGGATTCCACATCCTCCGCGGCGAGGGTCCGGATGGCCCGCTGGATCTCCTCCGCGGAGCCCGAGAGGACGGTGCTGCCGGGGCCGTTGACCGCCGCCACGGAGACATCCAAACCGGCGTCCTGAATGATCCGTAGGACTCGCTGTTCCCCCTCCCGCACCGACGCCATGGCACCGCCTTCCGGCAGCTCCTGCATCAGCCGGCCGCGCTCGGCCACCAGCTCCAGAGCCTCTTCCAGCTCGAGAACGCCGGCGACACAGGCGGCCACGTACTCGCCGACGCTATGCCCCAAGACCATGTCCGGCTCGATGCCCCAGCTGCGCCACAGCTCCGCCAGGGAGTATTCGAGAGCGAAGAGGGCGGGCTGGGTGAAGGCGGTTTGGTGTAGCAGCTCCGACTCCCAGCCCTCGCCGTGGATCACCGTCAGGAGGGGATATTGCAGACGCTCCTCCAAGACCGCGGCGCAGCGGTCGAGGGCCTGTCGGAAGACCGGCTCGCGCTGGTAGAGGACGCGGCCCATGCCCGGGTATTGGGCACCCTGGCCGGTGAATAGAAAACCCAGCCGCGGTGGCCGGCCGGCGGGACGGCGGCCGTTGCGTACCTCCGCCGGACCCGCGGTGGCGAAACGCTGCAGTTGGTGAGCGGCTTCCTCCGCCCCCTCCGCCACCAACGCCAAGCGCTCCTCGAAGTGGCTGCGGCGCCGGGCCGCCGACGGGATGACCGCTCCCCAAGGGCTCTGGGCTTTCGCAGTCTGGGGCTCCACCAGGAACCGGGAGAAGCTAGCCGCCTGGCGCCGCAGCGCGCCTTCGGTGCGCGCCGAGAGCACCAGCAGCTGGGGTCCTTCGAGAACCGGTGCCGGCTCCGGAGGCGGTCCCTCGGCGAGCACCACGTGGCAATTGGTGCCGCCGAAGCCGAAGGAGCTGACCCCCGCCACCCGCCGCCGCTCGCACCGCGGCCAGGGCTCCGGGGCGGTGGGTACCCGCACCGGCAGACTGGCCCAGGAGAGGCGCGGGTTGGGCTCCTCGAAGTGTAGATGGGGCGGCACCGTGGCGTGCTCCAGGCTGAGCACCGTCTTGATCAGGCCGGCGATGCCGGCGGCGGCCTCCAGGTGGCCGATATTGGTCTTCGCGGAAGCGAGAAAGAAGGGAGTCTCGAGATCCCGCCCCGCTCCCAGCACCGCGTCGAGAGCCCGCACCTCGATGGGGTCGCCCAGGGGCGTGCCGGTGCCGTGGGCCTCCACCAGGTCGACCTCCGAACCGCTCACCTTCGCCGCCGCCAGGGCCCGGCGCAGGACGTCCTCCTGAGCGCGGCCGTTGGGGGCGGTGAGGCCATTGCTGCGGCCGTCCTGATTGATCGCCGAGCCGAGGACTACCGCCAGCACCCGGTCACCGTCCCGCTGAGCGTCGCTCAGCCGCTTCAGGGCCACCATGCCGCAACCCTCGCCGCGGACATAGCCGTCGGCGGCGGCGTCAAAGGTCTTGCAACGGCCGTCGGAGGCCATCATCCGAGCCTGGGAGAAGGTGACGGTCCAATCCGGCGACAGCATCAGGTTGACCCCGCCGGCCAGGGCCAGGTCGCACTCGCCGTCCCGCAGGCTGCGACAGGCGTAGTGCACCGACACCAGGGACGACGAGCAGGCGGTATCCAAAGACACGCTGGGTCCCCGCAGATCGAGCAGGTAGGAGAGCCGGTTGGCGGCGATGCTGGCGGCGTTGCCGGTGCCGGCGTAGGCGTCGATGAGCTCCGGCGCGCCGTATTGGAGATGCCGGTAATCGTTGGTGGAGATACCGACGAAGACACCGGTGGCGGAGCCTTCCAGCTCGCCGGGTACTACCCCGGCGTGCTCCAAAGCGCTCCAGGCCACCTCCAGGAGGAGCCGCTGCTGGGGATCCATGCGCGCCGCTTCCCGGGGCGAAATACCGAAGAAGTCGGCGTCGAAGCGATCCACCTGCTCCAGGAAGCCACCCCAGCGGGTATTGCTCTTTCCCGGTGTCGCCGCTTCGGGGGCGTAAAGCGCCTCGGCGTCCCAGCGCTCCGCCGGCACCGGCCGGATGGCGTCGACACCGTCCTCCAGCAGTCGCCAGAAGGCCTCGGGGCCGTCGGCGCCGGGAAAACGGCAGCCCACCCCCACCACGGCGATGGGCTCGCCGGGGCTCGGTGCTGCCGCCGCGGTCGGTACGGCAGCGGCGCCGGAGCTCACGGCGGATCCCTTGGCCTCGGTGAGGAAGCTCGCCACCTGCTCCACCGTCGGATGCTCGTAGAGCAGGGTCGCCGGCAGCTCCCGGTCGAGCCAATCCTCCAGCTCACCGGTGAGGCTGACGGCAGCGGCGGAATCGAGGCCGTAGCGGGCGAAGGGTTGGGTGCGGTCCAGCTCCTCCGGGGAAAAGCCCAGGCGGGCGCCCAGGCGCTCGGTGAGCCAGGCCTCGATCTCCCGGCGGCGGCGCAACGACTCGTCATCCGCCGCCGCGATCCCCTCGCCGGGGGTCGCCGGTGCCACGGCCGGGGGCCGGCGGGCGGTGTGCTCCGCCACGATCTCCAGCTCGCCGTCGAGGAATGCCTGGCGAGTGCCGGCGCGCTGAATCTTGCCGCTGGAGGTCTTGAGAATGCTCCCCCGGCGGATCAGGCGCAGGCCCCAAACTTCGATGTCGTGGGCCTCCGAAACCGCCTGGCGTACGGCGCCGGCGAGCTCCTC
It includes:
- a CDS encoding SDR family NAD(P)-dependent oxidoreductase, translated to MSDEMTKAQTFVDVLQRRAQEQPQRRAYTYMVDGDEEGAQWTYGELDRRARAVAALLAQRHRPGERALLLYPPGGLDFLAGFYGCLYAGIIAIPAPPPDAARLKRSLPRLQTIVEDSEASIILGTAGILELLEKVDDSLPALGRLPRLATEKTPVDWSEEWRRPELTAETLAYLQYTSGSTSAPKGVMIGHSHILHNLSYNRRRWNYGSESAATTWMPYFHDYGLVEGLMQPAFSGIPAYILSPLAFLRRPLRWLQTISRYRVTHSAAPNFGYDHCVERIPEKRRKGLDLSVWRVASCGAEVIRAETVERFLKAFEPCGFRRSAFYPAYGLAEATLLVTTRETREPQARVLEVDAAGLEEGRVEKALPGATVRSVVSCGTANGDVEVVIVDPETRRRRPTGVVGEVWTASPSVAGGYWRRERDSEPVFRARLVQGDGSESDTTYLRTGDLGFLQDGELYVSGRMKDLIIIRGSNHFPQDIEVTVESCHDLLRTNSCAAFSVEEGGEERLVVAAEVERSFQPDQLEELAGAVRQAVSEAHDIEVWGLRLIRRGSILKTSSGKIQRAGTRQAFLDGELEIVAEHTARRPPAVAPATPGEGIAAADDESLRRRREIEAWLTERLGARLGFSPEELDRTQPFARYGLDSAAAVSLTGELEDWLDRELPATLLYEHPTVEQVASFLTEAKGSAVSSGAAAVPTAAAAPSPGEPIAVVGVGCRFPGADGPEAFWRLLEDGVDAIRPVPAERWDAEALYAPEAATPGKSNTRWGGFLEQVDRFDADFFGISPREAARMDPQQRLLLEVAWSALEHAGVVPGELEGSATGVFVGISTNDYRHLQYGAPELIDAYAGTGNAASIAANRLSYLLDLRGPSVSLDTACSSSLVSVHYACRSLRDGECDLALAGGVNLMLSPDWTVTFSQARMMASDGRCKTFDAAADGYVRGEGCGMVALKRLSDAQRDGDRVLAVVLGSAINQDGRSNGLTAPNGRAQEDVLRRALAAAKVSGSEVDLVEAHGTGTPLGDPIEVRALDAVLGAGRDLETPFFLASAKTNIGHLEAAAGIAGLIKTVLSLEHATVPPHLHFEEPNPRLSWASLPVRVPTAPEPWPRCERRRVAGVSSFGFGGTNCHVVLAEGPPPEPAPVLEGPQLLVLSARTEGALRRQAASFSRFLVEPQTAKAQSPWGAVIPSAARRRSHFEERLALVAEGAEEAAHQLQRFATAGPAEVRNGRRPAGRPPRLGFLFTGQGAQYPGMGRVLYQREPVFRQALDRCAAVLEERLQYPLLTVIHGEGWESELLHQTAFTQPALFALEYSLAELWRSWGIEPDMVLGHSVGEYVAACVAGVLELEEALELVAERGRLMQELPEGGAMASVREGEQRVLRIIQDAGLDVSVAAVNGPGSTVLSGSAEEIQRAIRTLAAEDVESRRLKVSHAFHSPLLEPVMDRFEAFAKKFSYRPPKVPLISNLDGQALAEGVAPDAAYWRRHALSTVRFADSVAHLVELGCEVLLEVGPHPTLLSMARRALPTGSVALLGSLHRDIDDGRAVLDALGGLYAHGCDPRWEALFDGPAVALPTYPFEPERHWLDGVPGDPRWQDAAAGDGSRRPAAGETAFPWLGQRTADPDSRDDATSFVWETEVGVEPYPFLDDHRVQGALVLPAACYLEMVQEAAEKEWGAGDREVRHVEVLRALFLPEDGSVTLRLELEPGPQEDDRWSFRCLASHGGREPQLYARGQVTRGQVTQGQVTQGQVGEEAASTSGPEAADLGALREALGAAHPGGEHYAHLRSLGLDYGPCHRGIAEIHSRGAEALARIETPQALVAEALSYRLHPALLDAAWQTLAAAIPPEVGGGDRVPWLPVLLESFRIHRPPASELWCRARVSPVSDEEHRLRARIELFDPVGEAVATCDGLIVQRLEQRRESSGDASVAEPGAEALKMGPLLKMDWSPVSPALPAAAPGSWLVVGRERPAVQALARALQRHGAAVTVAAGAGSEEPRLPTGELLWAALESAHGPLPSTFAGVVLLATGGEEQDETTGVLDAVRLHQGLTAFKRGGRLWLVTHGAQTVAGAARGASLPTAALWGFGRTFAQEQPAHWGGLVDLDPSLPITASIEALTEELLSATTGAREDQIALRSGQRLVPRLVPAGPEPTGTVQIRPDAAYLITGGLGDLGLATASWLLRHGARHLVLVGRTVPDPEAQDQLSLTRLRALAELRRGGAEVETVALDVGDRTALEQLVEERRQVGAPEIRGVIHAAGLVSINGVHELSTEETVAVLAPKVVGGLNLHAVFGSSAELDFFVLYSSVSAVLASPRLAVYAGANAFLDALAEYRRARSLPALSIRWPGWEGIGMAAREGVSAPQGMEALSPQQAFDWLDGWLGTDDTPAVVTALPAEWPVWFDAYPAASSAPSLRRLLELSAPPLEAPQESSAGDAAAAGMSGDEMVDYLAEQVAQVLELPVERLDLERPLNRLGLDSLMAVEIKNRVESDLGVELSVVQFLQGPSIEELAADLTQKISPASGAARSSGPAATGAAVGTSDLLRELDGDLPGGSSGVLDTGGLDRGELDADGARRLLDSVDNLSDAEVEVLLEQMMALEEAS